In one window of Mobiluncus massiliensis DNA:
- a CDS encoding DNA helicase: MEEDLEQPVQNPGGSVENSDPDSSDQNDAATEVLQSVEVDPVQERLTLWAGEASASPGAQGIRDIDSLENLLDLTGAHPAGIAQLYGGRLTKLSSLLRDSAALGAARAVMRKLDAEKKSSVSRCGLYPTNLVIGVANWTQLPPFKESERGTRPELSHFKLEQFNLPVLMRPLELEAVDGDYTLKMGGSVVMNPVLVKAFKDRHIDCNPEAIIASSLEDGRLNVTPALEAIRRAGQDFIPGFDLKENLLVANLGVSSAVLSSDWDTILPVAGKNPLVRAFAGDKSAAAELLEPLPETSPADRDPDLERGIGDLDVSQARVVELIASGRSIFVEVPPGAPGSSTVQAILADCGASGKHVCYVPGVRRIGKTTVEGLQKAGLGRFVLDLTGASEWRSALRDQLLSGDTAYPQPPVPVTELGDAHERLRQTRDKLSAYTQRLHVVREPWGVSAYAALQALADLTSAQPGPRTKVKLELADDEHSSKEGRERARELLTRAQDAGLLEPDLQESPWKGVVLSTESDAQDAIEKIHALADGRLERLHQELERVSEETGLVLPSTLNAWKEQLGMLTGVAQSLDIFQPEIFEHSAADMVIATASRKWRQERSLPIKGKDKRNLVKQAKDALRPGITPQDLHDELVRVQSFRDLWRRHALPGAWPRIPQEFEAVQELSAQIFAEVAAVAPILSQVTTPEGTKPEEVPLADLLNLVKSLDETTDQALRLPLQVQLLKELKEFGLGPLLDDLRARRVPAELALAELDLAWWSAILLKIMHSDPVLAGIDGAAMHELADTLRSLDLAQIESLPYPVARAMHELANQARQGQAPATAALQSVLEIGDMGALSDFQSVAPLIRQLCPVWALSPYLLAQIYGNSTIEVLVLDHLDFMSLSQVIPLITRAKQLVVLGDSRRGWTGFTQVAAKVLPVVSLRSDLGELSEQVALFLASHGYGDSVAPVPSPRPASLVKLHVVTGSESPLARDGSPVISRVEISRVVELILDHALNRASQSLAVVCLNPGAVARIRSALNDALAKVPQAQDFFQSGREPFVVVDSATAGGLRRDVVIMSLGMSKTPHGRVQLNFGPVSGPSGVAHVVSCLEVVRQRLEIVSAFRANEVDTSKLSEPGARMLVDLLDSADNPEGMERALTTPESFESEPDRLLVDLAERLWRAGLTVVPRFGLKDGIQIPLAIGSADLPSELLVAVLTDDDTYVREPSLRRRERLWPARLEAAGWTVITCYTMEVFANPAAQAAKVRHAVETTLARRKDALSVPLIAAPQIEVPEEPNSPNPVLNGTEVSSSAATSAQEPEETPAEDSVKTAPEGEAFAESPVAPNLRVVGATRSPRPPVAKGLPLAAYGDDQLDELLEWIQSDGVARSEDQQVQELRETLELSRRGAQVDAVLRHVVRRRNAAL; the protein is encoded by the coding sequence GTGGAAGAAGATTTGGAACAGCCGGTACAAAACCCTGGGGGGAGCGTGGAAAATTCCGACCCCGACTCCTCTGACCAGAATGATGCTGCCACCGAGGTTTTACAGTCTGTAGAGGTAGACCCAGTCCAAGAGCGTCTGACACTATGGGCCGGCGAAGCCTCAGCCTCACCAGGAGCCCAGGGGATACGTGACATCGACTCCCTGGAGAACCTTCTTGATTTAACCGGGGCGCATCCCGCGGGCATAGCCCAGCTCTATGGCGGCCGGCTGACAAAGTTATCTTCTTTGCTGCGTGATAGCGCTGCCTTGGGTGCCGCCCGAGCGGTGATGAGGAAGCTCGACGCGGAAAAGAAATCTTCAGTGTCCCGCTGTGGGCTGTACCCCACTAATCTGGTGATTGGGGTAGCCAACTGGACTCAACTACCGCCGTTTAAAGAATCTGAACGGGGGACTCGCCCTGAACTGAGTCATTTCAAACTGGAACAATTTAACCTGCCCGTGCTGATGCGTCCGTTGGAACTAGAAGCGGTTGACGGGGACTACACATTGAAAATGGGCGGATCGGTCGTGATGAATCCGGTCTTGGTGAAAGCGTTTAAGGATCGCCATATCGACTGCAATCCCGAAGCCATAATCGCTTCGAGCTTAGAGGATGGCCGATTGAACGTCACCCCGGCTCTCGAAGCGATTCGCCGGGCGGGACAGGACTTCATCCCGGGGTTTGACCTCAAGGAAAACCTGCTAGTTGCCAATCTAGGGGTCTCCAGTGCGGTGCTCAGCTCAGACTGGGACACCATCCTCCCGGTCGCTGGTAAAAATCCGCTGGTCAGAGCCTTTGCGGGAGACAAATCGGCAGCTGCCGAGCTCTTAGAGCCGCTGCCGGAGACCAGTCCGGCGGATCGTGACCCGGATTTGGAACGCGGTATCGGCGACTTGGACGTAAGCCAGGCTCGAGTTGTGGAGCTGATTGCCAGCGGACGTTCCATTTTTGTTGAGGTTCCTCCGGGTGCTCCCGGTTCATCTACTGTACAAGCCATTTTGGCTGATTGCGGAGCTAGCGGGAAACACGTTTGCTACGTACCGGGAGTGCGCCGGATTGGTAAGACGACGGTGGAAGGCTTGCAAAAGGCCGGATTGGGCCGTTTCGTGTTGGACCTGACCGGAGCTAGTGAGTGGCGCAGCGCTCTCCGAGACCAATTGCTGAGCGGGGATACCGCGTATCCGCAACCGCCCGTACCAGTTACGGAATTGGGCGATGCACACGAGAGGCTGCGCCAAACTCGAGACAAACTCAGTGCTTATACGCAACGTTTGCACGTGGTGCGTGAACCGTGGGGGGTTTCCGCCTATGCCGCACTGCAGGCTCTCGCAGATTTAACCAGCGCTCAGCCGGGGCCGCGCACAAAAGTGAAACTGGAACTTGCCGATGACGAACACTCCAGCAAAGAAGGACGCGAACGGGCTCGTGAACTGTTGACCCGGGCCCAAGATGCCGGTCTGCTTGAACCAGACCTGCAAGAATCCCCCTGGAAAGGGGTAGTACTGTCCACCGAATCAGATGCCCAGGATGCCATCGAAAAAATTCATGCGCTGGCAGACGGTCGCCTGGAAAGGCTGCATCAGGAATTAGAACGGGTCAGCGAAGAAACCGGGCTGGTCCTCCCTTCGACCCTGAACGCTTGGAAAGAACAGTTGGGAATGCTGACCGGGGTGGCGCAATCTCTGGATATTTTCCAACCCGAAATTTTTGAGCATTCAGCCGCGGACATGGTCATAGCTACGGCCAGCCGCAAATGGCGACAAGAACGCTCCTTACCGATTAAGGGTAAGGATAAGCGCAATTTGGTGAAGCAAGCCAAAGATGCGCTGCGTCCGGGAATCACGCCTCAGGATTTACACGATGAACTGGTGCGCGTCCAAAGTTTTCGTGACCTGTGGCGCCGTCATGCACTGCCGGGTGCCTGGCCCCGAATTCCGCAAGAATTCGAGGCAGTACAGGAGCTTTCGGCGCAAATTTTCGCCGAAGTTGCGGCAGTTGCCCCCATCCTTAGCCAAGTCACCACTCCGGAAGGGACGAAACCAGAGGAAGTGCCGCTGGCCGACCTTTTGAATTTAGTAAAATCCCTCGATGAAACTACTGACCAGGCCTTACGCCTGCCCCTGCAGGTACAGCTGCTAAAGGAATTGAAAGAGTTCGGGTTAGGTCCGCTTCTCGATGATTTGCGGGCCCGGCGAGTACCCGCTGAGTTAGCTCTGGCAGAGCTGGATTTGGCTTGGTGGTCAGCCATTTTGCTAAAAATTATGCATAGCGACCCGGTCTTGGCCGGTATTGACGGGGCCGCCATGCACGAGTTGGCGGATACCTTACGTTCCTTAGATTTGGCACAAATCGAATCGCTACCTTACCCCGTGGCGCGAGCCATGCACGAGCTAGCGAACCAAGCGCGCCAGGGGCAGGCTCCCGCCACCGCAGCTTTGCAATCTGTGTTAGAGATTGGCGATATGGGGGCGCTGTCCGACTTCCAAAGTGTTGCCCCGCTCATCCGTCAGCTGTGCCCGGTTTGGGCACTTTCGCCCTACCTGCTGGCCCAGATTTATGGAAATTCCACAATTGAAGTCCTGGTGCTGGATCATCTGGATTTTATGAGCTTATCTCAAGTGATTCCGCTCATTACGCGAGCCAAGCAGCTGGTAGTACTCGGTGATTCTCGGCGAGGGTGGACTGGATTTACCCAGGTTGCAGCGAAAGTTTTGCCGGTCGTTTCTCTGCGTTCGGATTTGGGTGAGCTTTCCGAGCAGGTCGCGCTGTTCCTGGCCAGTCACGGTTACGGTGACTCCGTGGCGCCGGTGCCGTCCCCACGCCCGGCTTCTTTGGTGAAACTCCACGTGGTAACCGGTTCAGAGTCTCCTTTGGCGCGGGATGGGTCGCCGGTCATCTCTCGGGTCGAAATTTCCCGCGTGGTGGAGTTGATTTTGGACCACGCCCTGAATCGGGCCTCTCAGTCCCTGGCGGTAGTCTGCTTGAACCCCGGGGCAGTTGCGCGGATTCGTTCCGCCCTGAACGATGCCTTGGCAAAAGTGCCGCAGGCTCAGGATTTCTTCCAGAGCGGGAGGGAGCCCTTCGTGGTGGTCGATTCTGCCACGGCTGGCGGGCTACGCCGTGACGTGGTCATTATGAGTTTGGGTATGTCCAAGACGCCGCACGGACGGGTCCAGTTGAACTTTGGTCCGGTTTCCGGCCCTTCCGGGGTCGCGCACGTGGTTAGCTGCCTGGAAGTCGTGCGCCAAAGGCTCGAAATTGTCAGCGCGTTTAGAGCCAATGAAGTCGATACGTCCAAACTTAGCGAGCCAGGGGCTCGAATGCTGGTAGATTTGCTGGACTCCGCAGACAACCCCGAAGGCATGGAGCGGGCTTTAACTACTCCGGAATCTTTCGAATCAGAGCCGGATCGTCTCCTGGTGGATTTAGCGGAGCGTCTGTGGCGAGCGGGACTGACGGTGGTTCCTCGTTTCGGATTGAAAGACGGTATTCAGATTCCCCTGGCCATCGGATCCGCCGATCTACCCAGTGAACTGCTGGTGGCGGTGCTGACCGATGACGATACTTACGTGAGAGAACCTTCCTTGCGTAGGCGGGAAAGACTGTGGCCCGCCCGCCTGGAAGCGGCCGGTTGGACAGTCATTACCTGTTACACCATGGAAGTTTTTGCCAACCCGGCGGCACAGGCGGCAAAAGTTCGTCACGCGGTGGAAACGACTTTGGCTAGACGTAAAGATGCCCTTTCGGTTCCTCTCATCGCGGCTCCTCAAATTGAAGTTCCGGAAGAACCGAATAGTCCAAATCCTGTACTGAACGGTACAGAAGTGTCTTCATCGGCAGCCACTTCGGCGCAGGAACCCGAGGAAACCCCTGCTGAGGACTCCGTCAAGACCGCCCCTGAAGGTGAGGCCTTTGCGGAAAGTCCCGTTGCCCCGAACCTTCGCGTAGTCGGCGCCACTCGCAGCCCGCGTCCCCCGGTCGCTAAAGGGTTGCCCCTGGCAGCTTATGGAGACGACCAGTTGGACGAGTTGCTGGAGTGGATTCAATCCGACGGAGTGGCACGCAGTGAGGACCAGCAGGTGCAGGAACTGCGAGAGACCTTAGAGCTATCGCGCCGCGGCGCCCAAGTCGACGCCGTGCTGCGCCACGTGGTACGGCGGCGCAACGCTGCCTTGTGA